In Toxoplasma gondii ME49 chromosome VIII, whole genome shotgun sequence, a single genomic region encodes these proteins:
- a CDS encoding hypothetical protein (encoded by transcript TGME49_273310) encodes MYDIRKSLFPGAPTSPGAPRGSVTAKVRAERRDSHRRASAEEKVVEAKEPARRLSTGVSAAVSRSDSIAEEDRGSILAAKGLANETDFSDALLALSNESNTMDLELGELVRRFQLMVTDNSRAIAVLEGHISALAPIGDDESKE; translated from the exons ATGTACGACATCCGGAAAAGTTTGTTTCCGGGTGCGCCGACCAGTCCTGGCGCACCGCGTGGATCTGTCACCGCCAAGGTCAGggctgagagaagagattcTCATCGGAGAGCctcagcagaagaaaaagtggTTGAGGCAAAGGAGCCTGCCAGACGGCTCTCAACCGGCGTGTCAGCGGCAGTGTCGCGGTCAGACTCCATCGCGGAAGAAGATCGTGGCAGCATTCTTGCCGCAAAGGGTCTTGCGAACGAAACGGATTTCTCTGATGCActccttgctctctccaATGAG TCAAACACGATGGACTTGGAACTTGGGGAACTGGTGCGGAGGTTCCAACTGATGGTAACAGACAACAG TCGTGCCATCGCTGTACTGGAGGGTCACATCAGTGCGCTCGCGCCTATCGGTGATGACGAGAGCAAGGAATAA
- a CDS encoding hypothetical protein (encoded by transcript TGME49_273320~Signal peptide predicted by SignalP 2.0 HMM (probability 0.999) with cleavage site probability 0.727 at residue 18~Predicted trans-membrane domain (TMHMM2.0):130-153), with protein sequence MKVLFFLGLLAGGLLCSADTPSLDSDPSASPLRAVLHLRGPSPVPAQVEPHEADGSYLEATTGNEHENTLSDESEQEEADIEEERAAVSALQMTQKEAPNTGATGVAGPEQCSCEFAGSCLPKGSCLGIAFTLVAATLFFVIFLAWLLQWIIAIPSEWILAKRLSKRDTSTKNSPREEDDGRQALLQENDSLDGRQDEAKATTEGTAISREEEEERERTIRVGPSGLPPPSPKESGRL encoded by the exons ATGAAGGTACTTTTCTTCCTTGGCCTCCTCGCTGGCG GCCTTCTCTGCTCAGCCGACACACCCTCTCTCGACTCAGAtccttccgcgtctccccTTCGTGCTGTCCTTCACCTGCGAGGCCCGTCTCCGGTGCCTGCGCAAGTCG AACCGCATGAGGCAGACGGCAGCTACCTGGAGGCCACCACCGGCAACGAACATGAGAACACCTTGTCGGACGAAAGCGAACAGGAGGAAGCCGACATCGAGGAGGAGCGCGCTGCCGTCTCTGCTTTGCAG ATGACTCAGAAAGAAGCGCCGAACACTGGCGCGACCGGCGTGGCTGGACCTGAGCAATGCTCTTGCGAATTTGCG GGTAGCTGCCTGCCGAAGGGATCCTGTCTTGGGATCGCGTTCACCCTCGTTGCGGccaccctcttcttcgtcattTTCCTCGCCTGGCTTCTTCAGTGGATCATCGCCATTCCTTCAGA GTGGATTCTCGCAAAGCGTCTCTCAAAGCGTGACACATCCACGAAGAACAGTCCCCGTGAGGAAGACGATGGACGCCAAGCCTTGCTGCAGGAGAACGACTCTCTGGATGGACGACAGGATGAGGCGAAGGCCACTACTGAAGGGACTGCTATttcgcgagaggaagaagaggaaagagagagaacaatCAGGGTGGGTCCGTCGGGCCTCCCGCCTCCGTCTCCGAAAGAGAGCGGCAGGCTGTGA